A genome region from Dickeya chrysanthemi NCPPB 402 includes the following:
- the mscL gene encoding large-conductance mechanosensitive channel protein MscL, producing MSLIKEFREFAMRGNVVDLAVGVIIGAAFGKIVSSLVSDIIMPPLGLLIGGVDFKQFHWVLREAQGNLAAVSINYGTFIQNIFDFVIVAFAIFMAIKLMNKLRRTQQEQPNTPQKVTAEEKLLTEIRDLLKQQIDSQSKNS from the coding sequence ATGAGCCTGATAAAAGAGTTTCGTGAATTCGCTATGCGCGGCAATGTCGTTGACCTGGCTGTAGGGGTCATTATCGGCGCTGCTTTTGGGAAGATCGTATCGTCGCTGGTATCGGACATTATTATGCCGCCATTGGGGTTACTGATAGGTGGTGTCGATTTCAAGCAGTTCCATTGGGTTTTACGAGAAGCACAGGGTAACCTTGCTGCCGTCAGCATAAACTACGGTACATTCATTCAGAATATTTTCGATTTTGTTATCGTGGCCTTCGCCATTTTTATGGCCATTAAACTCATGAACAAATTACGCCGCACTCAACAGGAACAACCGAATACCCCGCAGAAAGTCACCGCAGAAGAAAAACTCCTGACAGAAATAAGAGATCTACTCAAACAGCAGATCGATAGCCAGTCTAAAAATTCATAA